A part of Desertifilum tharense IPPAS B-1220 genomic DNA contains:
- a CDS encoding NAD(P) transhydrogenase subunit alpha — protein MTESLIGALFVFVLASFTGFEVINKVPPTLHTPLMSGANAISGISVIGALIVAGDRSWNLSIILGLLAVVLATINVVGGFLVTDRMLQMFKKKEA, from the coding sequence ATGACTGAAAGTTTAATTGGCGCTTTGTTTGTGTTTGTGCTAGCGTCGTTTACTGGGTTTGAAGTGATTAATAAGGTGCCCCCAACCCTCCATACTCCGTTGATGTCGGGGGCGAATGCTATTTCGGGAATTTCTGTGATCGGGGCGTTAATTGTTGCGGGCGATCGCAGTTGGAACCTCAGTATTATTTTAGGTCTGCTGGCGGTGGTTTTAGCCACGATTAACGTTGTCGGTGGCTTCTTGGTCACGGATCGAATGCTGCAAATGTTTAAGAAAAAAGAAGCCTAA
- the rpmH gene encoding 50S ribosomal protein L34 — MSQRTLGGTNRKRKRTSGFRARMRAATGRRVIKARRRKGRYRLSV; from the coding sequence ATGAGCCAACGGACATTAGGCGGAACCAACCGCAAACGCAAGAGAACTTCTGGATTTCGCGCTCGGATGCGCGCTGCTACGGGACGCCGAGTCATCAAAGCTCGCAGAAGAAAAGGACGTTATCGCTTAAGCGTCTAA
- a CDS encoding Re/Si-specific NAD(P)(+) transhydrogenase subunit alpha, producing MKIAVAKEIEVGEHRVALIPDVVARLVKQGWEIWVESGAGEASCFPNAAYEAAGAKMISDTDYLWREADVLLKVGIPKEEEIHRLRAGSVLISFLNPLGKPELIQKLAEKQVTALSMELIPRTSRAQSMDALSSQAGVAGYKAVLIAAAALPKFFPMLTTAAGTIRPAKVFVIGAGVAGLQAIATARRLGAIVEAFDIRPAVKEEVQSLGAKFVDVALEEDTVAEGGYAKEVSERAKQRTQEAIAQHVKSADVVITTAQVPGRKAPILVTEEMVAQMQPGSVIVDLAADQGGNCAGTEAGKDVVRHGVTLIGPINLPASMPVHASQMYAKNISTLLEYLIKEGELNLDFADDIASSTCITHGGEIRNARVQEALNQMAVNA from the coding sequence ATGAAAATAGCGGTTGCAAAAGAAATCGAAGTTGGAGAACATCGGGTGGCATTAATTCCCGATGTAGTTGCTCGACTCGTCAAGCAGGGCTGGGAAATTTGGGTAGAAAGCGGTGCTGGCGAAGCGTCCTGTTTTCCCAACGCAGCCTATGAAGCGGCTGGAGCTAAGATGATTTCGGATACCGATTATCTGTGGCGAGAAGCCGATGTCTTACTGAAAGTGGGGATACCCAAAGAAGAAGAAATCCATCGCCTGCGGGCAGGAAGCGTGTTAATTAGCTTTCTCAACCCCTTGGGCAAACCCGAACTGATCCAAAAACTCGCCGAGAAGCAAGTCACCGCCTTGAGTATGGAACTGATTCCTCGCACGAGTCGCGCCCAAAGTATGGATGCGCTTTCCTCCCAAGCGGGGGTGGCGGGATATAAGGCGGTTTTGATTGCGGCGGCGGCGTTGCCCAAGTTTTTCCCGATGTTAACCACCGCTGCCGGAACGATTCGGCCGGCGAAGGTGTTCGTGATTGGGGCAGGGGTTGCGGGGTTACAAGCGATCGCGACTGCAAGGCGTCTAGGGGCGATTGTGGAAGCGTTTGATATCCGTCCGGCGGTGAAAGAAGAAGTCCAAAGCTTAGGGGCTAAGTTTGTGGATGTGGCGCTAGAAGAGGATACCGTAGCTGAAGGCGGTTATGCCAAAGAAGTGTCCGAACGAGCCAAGCAAAGAACCCAAGAGGCGATCGCGCAGCACGTTAAAAGCGCAGATGTGGTGATTACAACCGCCCAAGTCCCCGGTAGAAAAGCCCCGATCCTGGTGACAGAAGAAATGGTTGCCCAGATGCAGCCCGGATCGGTGATTGTAGACTTAGCCGCCGATCAAGGGGGGAACTGCGCGGGAACTGAAGCTGGCAAAGATGTGGTGCGTCATGGCGTTACCCTAATTGGGCCGATTAACTTACCCGCCTCTATGCCCGTTCACGCCTCGCAAATGTACGCCAAAAATATTTCAACCTTGCTGGAATACCTGATTAAAGAAGGCGAGTTGAACCTAGATTTTGCTGATGATATTGCCAGCAGCACTTGTATTACGCATGGCGGAGAGATTCGCAATGCTCGCGTGCAAGAGGCTTTAAACCAAATGGCGGTGAATGCTTAA
- the psbA gene encoding photosystem II q(b) protein, which translates to MTTTLQQRESLSAWGRFCEWVTSTNNRLYIGWFGVLMIPTLLSATICFIIAFIAAPPVDIDGIREPVAGSLLYGNNIISGAVVPSSNAIGLHFYPIWEAASLDEWLYNGGPYQLVIFHFLIGVFCYMGREWELSYRLGMRPWICVAYSAPVAAASAVFLIYPLGQGSFSDGMPLGISGTFNFMLVFQAEHNILMHPFHQLGVAGVFGGSLFSAMHGSLVTSSLVRETTETESQNYGYKFGQEEETYNIVAAHGYFGRLIFQYASFNNSRSLHFFLGAWPVIGIWFTALGISTMAFNLNGFNFNQSIIDSQGRVINTWADIINRANLGMEVMHERNAHNFPLDLASGEAAPVALTAPAING; encoded by the coding sequence ATGACAACGACCTTACAACAACGCGAGAGCCTCTCCGCTTGGGGACGCTTTTGTGAGTGGGTCACTAGCACCAACAACCGCCTCTACATCGGCTGGTTCGGTGTTCTGATGATCCCCACTCTGCTGAGTGCTACCATCTGCTTCATCATCGCTTTCATCGCGGCACCTCCCGTTGACATCGATGGCATCCGCGAACCTGTTGCAGGTTCCTTGCTGTACGGAAACAACATCATCTCCGGTGCTGTTGTTCCTTCCTCCAACGCTATCGGTTTGCACTTCTACCCGATTTGGGAAGCAGCTTCTTTAGACGAGTGGCTGTACAACGGTGGTCCTTACCAGTTGGTAATCTTCCACTTCCTGATCGGCGTATTCTGCTACATGGGACGTGAATGGGAACTGTCCTACCGCTTAGGGATGCGTCCTTGGATCTGCGTTGCTTACTCTGCACCTGTTGCAGCAGCTAGCGCAGTCTTCCTGATCTACCCCTTGGGTCAAGGCAGCTTCTCCGATGGTATGCCTCTCGGTATCAGCGGCACCTTCAACTTCATGTTGGTGTTCCAAGCTGAACACAACATCCTGATGCACCCCTTCCACCAATTGGGTGTAGCTGGCGTATTCGGTGGATCTTTGTTCAGTGCAATGCACGGTTCTCTCGTAACCAGCTCCTTGGTTCGCGAAACCACCGAAACCGAATCTCAAAACTACGGTTACAAATTCGGTCAAGAAGAAGAAACCTACAACATCGTTGCAGCTCACGGCTACTTCGGTCGGTTAATCTTCCAATACGCTTCCTTCAACAACAGCCGCAGCTTGCACTTCTTCTTGGGTGCATGGCCTGTAATCGGTATCTGGTTCACCGCGTTGGGTATTAGCACGATGGCTTTCAACCTCAACGGGTTCAACTTCAACCAGTCGATTATCGACTCTCAAGGTCGCGTAATCAATACCTGGGCTGACATCATCAACCGCGCTAACCTGGGTATGGAAGTAATGCACGAGCGCAACGCTCACAACTTCCCCCTCGACTTAGCTAGCGGCGAAGCTGCTCCTGTCGCTCTGACTGCTCCCGCAATCAACGGCTAA
- a CDS encoding NAD(P)(+) transhydrogenase (Re/Si-specific) subunit beta, whose protein sequence is MSEFLPTGIQVAYLVAASLFIIGLKKLGSPATARNGNLLASVGMLLAVVATLLDRQVLNYEMILAGIAIGSLIGAIAAQKVAMTAMPQMVGLFNGLGGAASALVAIAEYWRLLGNASAIAPDSNISIILSVFIGGVTFTGSMIAFAKLQGIMSGAPIKFPFQQTLNILLLVGFGIASVYLLVSVPNPTVFLGIIGLSLVLGVLFVIPIGGGDMPVVVSLLNSLSGVAASAAGFVVMNNVLIISGALVGASGLILTQIMCKAMNRTLPSVLFSGFGTAEGTAAAGGSTANQSVRSIDSEESAMMLGYARSVVIVPGYGMAVAQAQHAVRELADQLERLGVEVKYAIHPVAGRMPGHMNVLLAEANVPYPQLYDMDDINPQFDQTDVALVIGANDVVNPAAKSNKSSPIYGMPILEVDKAKHTIVVKRSMSTGFAGVDNDLFYKDKTMMLFGNAKDVIAKLVSEVKQL, encoded by the coding sequence ATGAGTGAATTTCTGCCAACTGGCATTCAAGTCGCCTATTTGGTGGCGGCGTCCTTATTTATCATTGGGCTGAAAAAACTGGGTTCTCCCGCCACTGCCCGCAATGGGAATTTACTGGCTTCTGTCGGGATGTTGTTGGCGGTAGTCGCCACCTTGCTCGATCGGCAAGTCCTGAACTACGAGATGATTTTAGCCGGGATTGCGATCGGTTCCTTGATTGGGGCGATCGCCGCTCAAAAAGTCGCCATGACGGCTATGCCGCAAATGGTCGGCTTGTTTAACGGCTTAGGGGGGGCGGCTTCAGCACTGGTGGCGATCGCGGAATACTGGCGGCTGCTAGGCAATGCGAGTGCGATCGCGCCCGATAGCAATATTTCCATTATCCTCAGCGTCTTCATCGGCGGCGTCACCTTTACGGGGAGTATGATTGCCTTTGCCAAATTGCAAGGGATTATGAGTGGGGCCCCGATTAAATTTCCTTTCCAGCAAACCCTCAATATTTTGCTGTTAGTGGGTTTTGGGATTGCCAGCGTCTATTTACTGGTCAGCGTCCCCAATCCGACCGTATTCTTAGGGATCATCGGTCTTTCCCTGGTTTTAGGCGTTCTGTTCGTCATCCCCATTGGTGGGGGCGATATGCCGGTGGTGGTGTCGCTGTTAAACTCCCTATCGGGGGTGGCTGCGAGTGCTGCCGGATTTGTGGTGATGAACAATGTGCTGATTATTTCCGGGGCCTTGGTGGGCGCATCTGGGTTAATTTTGACTCAGATTATGTGTAAAGCCATGAACCGCACCCTACCGAGCGTGTTGTTTAGCGGCTTTGGCACGGCTGAAGGGACTGCCGCTGCTGGCGGTAGCACTGCCAACCAGAGCGTTCGCAGCATTGACTCCGAAGAAAGCGCGATGATGTTGGGCTATGCGCGTTCTGTGGTGATTGTACCCGGTTACGGGATGGCCGTCGCCCAAGCGCAGCACGCCGTTCGCGAGTTAGCCGATCAATTAGAACGCTTGGGAGTTGAAGTCAAGTATGCCATTCACCCCGTTGCAGGGCGGATGCCGGGACACATGAACGTGTTGCTAGCCGAGGCAAATGTCCCTTATCCTCAGCTTTATGATATGGATGACATTAATCCCCAATTCGATCAAACCGATGTGGCGCTGGTGATTGGGGCGAATGATGTGGTGAACCCTGCGGCGAAGAGTAATAAAAGCAGTCCGATCTACGGAATGCCAATTTTAGAGGTAGACAAGGCAAAACATACGATTGTTGTGAAGCGCAGCATGAGTACCGGGTTTGCTGGGGTTGATAATGACTTGTTCTACAAGGATAAGACGATGATGCTGTTTGGTAATGCCAAGGATGTGATTGCCAAGCTCGTTTCGGAAGTGAAGCAACTCTAA
- a CDS encoding PH domain-containing protein, with the protein MAIQEDIYYEGGPHIGDLILNILLGFTVICLPLTVGAIVRALWVRYKITNRRISVIGGWMGRDRTDLIYTEIAKIVTVPRGLGAWGDMVITLKDGSRLELRAIPNFREIYSYISEKLTDKAKKASGALGEAKN; encoded by the coding sequence ATGGCCATTCAAGAGGACATTTACTATGAAGGCGGCCCCCATATTGGCGACTTAATCCTCAATATTCTGCTAGGATTCACCGTCATTTGTTTGCCGCTCACTGTTGGGGCAATTGTGCGAGCGCTCTGGGTTCGCTATAAAATTACCAATCGGCGGATTTCTGTAATTGGGGGTTGGATGGGGCGCGATCGCACCGACCTAATTTACACAGAAATTGCCAAAATTGTCACCGTCCCTAGAGGCTTAGGAGCTTGGGGAGATATGGTGATTACCCTCAAAGACGGTTCTCGCTTAGAATTAAGAGCCATTCCTAACTTTAGAGAGATTTATAGCTATATCAGCGAAAAACTAACAGACAAAGCTAAAAAAGCGAGCGGTGCTTTAGGGGAAGCGAAAAACTAA
- a CDS encoding DUF2808 domain-containing protein — protein MKLSKLSTFGRVLVMMAIAGGTLGAMPVASWASGQGLTLFGGPERQYRLPFRVDFGARPDIIDRYRFRIPANKMTLAAAQFAISYPPDFNARFDPNEVEVRVKGKKVALDEVIWDRENNLIEIYPQEAVPAGNSVELIFSNVRNPSNQGMFYIKATIVSPGDLPLPRYLGIWDVTISR, from the coding sequence ATGAAGTTGTCTAAGTTATCGACCTTTGGGCGCGTTTTGGTGATGATGGCGATCGCAGGTGGCACCCTAGGAGCCATGCCGGTTGCAAGCTGGGCTTCAGGTCAAGGACTCACCCTGTTTGGAGGCCCCGAACGCCAATATCGCCTCCCGTTCCGCGTTGACTTTGGCGCTCGACCCGATATCATCGACCGCTATCGCTTCAGAATTCCCGCCAATAAAATGACCCTGGCGGCCGCTCAGTTTGCGATCTCCTATCCCCCAGATTTCAATGCCCGCTTCGATCCCAACGAGGTTGAAGTCCGGGTGAAAGGCAAAAAAGTCGCCCTCGATGAAGTGATCTGGGATCGGGAGAATAATTTAATTGAAATCTATCCCCAGGAAGCCGTCCCCGCAGGCAACAGCGTTGAATTAATTTTCTCTAACGTCAGAAATCCCAGCAATCAAGGGATGTTCTACATCAAAGCCACCATTGTTAGCCCCGGCGACCTGCCGCTGCCTCGCTACCTAGGGATTTGGGATGTGACAATCAGCCGCTAG
- the cofG gene encoding 7,8-didemethyl-8-hydroxy-5-deazariboflavin synthase subunit CofG: MYRNVKYSPAYTLVPTYECFNRCEYCNFRVDPSQDVWLTLEQAEARLQALRGQGICEILILSGEVHPESKRRDAWLERIEGLCELAIALGFLPHTNVGPLKYEEMLRLKAVNVSMGLMVEQVSPELMQTVHRHAPSKRPELRLQQLEWAGELQIPFTTGLLLGIGETEGDRRDTLEAIAQIHQRWGHIQEVIIQPYSLGNSQILNAPGFPLEQLPNAIAQARCALPDDITLQIPPNLVRYPDLLVACLEAGARDLGGICPRDEVNPDYPHPNLQALQEVLSTCGWYLYPRLPVYPQYEGWLNPDLQSRVQQWRNAFTLLSPVQPNL; encoded by the coding sequence ATGTATCGAAATGTTAAGTACAGTCCGGCTTATACGCTCGTTCCAACCTATGAGTGCTTTAATCGCTGCGAGTATTGCAATTTTCGGGTCGATCCGTCCCAGGATGTTTGGTTAACCCTAGAGCAGGCGGAGGCACGCTTGCAGGCTCTTCGGGGGCAGGGAATTTGCGAGATTTTGATTCTCAGCGGGGAGGTGCATCCAGAAAGCAAGCGGCGAGACGCTTGGCTGGAGAGGATCGAGGGTTTGTGCGAGTTGGCGATCGCTCTCGGCTTTTTACCTCATACCAATGTGGGGCCTCTGAAGTATGAAGAGATGTTACGACTCAAGGCGGTTAATGTTTCGATGGGGCTGATGGTGGAGCAAGTCAGCCCTGAGTTAATGCAGACGGTGCATCGTCACGCCCCTAGCAAGCGCCCGGAACTGCGCCTGCAACAGTTGGAATGGGCGGGCGAGTTACAAATTCCGTTTACAACCGGGTTGCTGTTGGGAATTGGAGAAACTGAAGGCGATCGCAGAGATACCCTAGAGGCGATCGCCCAAATTCATCAACGCTGGGGCCACATTCAAGAGGTCATTATCCAACCCTACAGTCTGGGAAATAGTCAGATCCTCAATGCTCCAGGCTTTCCCCTAGAACAGTTACCTAACGCGATCGCTCAAGCCCGTTGCGCCTTACCCGATGACATTACCTTACAAATTCCCCCCAACCTGGTTCGCTATCCCGATCTGCTAGTGGCTTGTCTGGAAGCTGGGGCGAGAGATCTCGGTGGAATTTGCCCGCGAGACGAAGTGAACCCAGATTATCCCCATCCCAACTTACAGGCACTGCAAGAAGTATTATCTACCTGCGGTTGGTACTTGTACCCGCGCTTACCTGTGTATCCTCAGTACGAGGGCTGGTTGAATCCGGATCTTCAGTCTCGCGTGCAACAGTGGCGCAACGCATTCACTCTGCTTTCCCCAGTTCAGCCGAACCTGTAG
- the rnpA gene encoding ribonuclease P protein component, with amino-acid sequence MLPQANRLKHRQEFQAVYQNGMRRQSSHLILRALGNPCAENGQGEAAPAPFPTRIGVVVGQKVSKRAVVRNRIKRRIRAGLRQFLPRLSPGWQLVVIARPTAQECEYDEFLRELEQLLAGIEVLNGHSRGHLL; translated from the coding sequence GTGTTACCACAAGCAAACCGCTTAAAGCATCGGCAAGAATTTCAAGCCGTTTATCAAAATGGAATGCGCCGTCAATCCTCCCATCTCATTTTGAGAGCCTTGGGAAATCCTTGTGCTGAAAACGGTCAGGGTGAAGCTGCGCCTGCGCCATTCCCGACTCGGATTGGCGTCGTTGTTGGGCAAAAAGTGAGTAAGCGAGCCGTTGTTCGCAACCGCATCAAGCGGCGAATTCGGGCGGGTCTGCGTCAATTTCTACCCCGATTGTCACCCGGTTGGCAGTTGGTCGTCATTGCGCGACCCACTGCCCAAGAGTGCGAATATGACGAATTTCTGAGAGAATTAGAGCAGTTGTTGGCAGGCATAGAGGTACTCAATGGCCATTCAAGAGGACATTTACTATGA
- a CDS encoding HNH endonuclease: protein MQAQPPSPQPHILQKQVVVFSKNYLPLARINLKRAVVLLVTGQAESLELSNTQQWEIRSPNIVLQISEHIRLTTGNPERHWKVPAVSRREVFRRDRYTCQYCGATKHLTLDHVIPRSKGGTHTWDNVVTACEKCNSTKSDRLLHETGMTLKSKPKAPMHPAVAFVEQFWKEQHLADS, encoded by the coding sequence ATGCAAGCTCAACCACCAAGTCCGCAACCACACATACTACAAAAACAAGTTGTGGTGTTTTCTAAGAATTATCTGCCACTTGCCCGAATTAACCTGAAACGCGCGGTTGTTCTGTTAGTGACAGGCCAAGCAGAGTCCCTGGAATTGAGCAATACTCAACAATGGGAAATTCGCTCTCCCAATATTGTGCTTCAGATTTCCGAACATATTCGCCTCACCACGGGAAACCCCGAACGACATTGGAAGGTTCCCGCCGTCAGTCGTCGAGAAGTGTTTCGGCGCGATCGCTATACTTGTCAATACTGCGGTGCTACAAAACATCTCACCCTAGATCACGTCATTCCCCGTTCTAAGGGCGGTACGCATACCTGGGATAATGTGGTGACAGCCTGCGAAAAGTGCAATTCTACAAAGAGCGATCGCCTGCTCCATGAAACAGGGATGACGCTCAAAAGCAAGCCAAAAGCACCCATGCATCCCGCCGTCGCTTTTGTCGAACAGTTCTGGAAAGAGCAACATTTAGCCGATAGCTAA